A genome region from Penicillium psychrofluorescens genome assembly, chromosome: 3 includes the following:
- a CDS encoding uncharacterized protein (ID:PFLUO_005080-T1.cds;~source:funannotate) produces MTALTCNEASSAAPDESIIPPNNVSSAPGQLECNSTNWGIQFPTQERTPTATSLSRSETVPPEPSPILSHYEGYTLFKADPAPGQKASWSLVERTEMHLNQRELFKMVQKGANKVSAAQQYQNLSSLRRAHVNQLIFEKRKSDPQVEWSCVYAKERSRPSKARNATRSSDYETVSMDIILMKRPARTQSYPRTAMGDLVDLAAPLDSYISTEKGHVVQGPQSRPTQVTTPFTLLDLEQGPGTTSSSGSDKPGPHHFAKEHGHASVRGAGHIIQDVPTGSSESSSGEDDDDDESMFFERAGDSSATEDSEEFDGGRPEPRRDNIYNRQRSCSPNRCESGYGPLYRRLPRHRGRPRSRVDMASTKRVSPLRQAGREDNPYREKRIRLTRGVEDDMRSRMLDHREARIENWEKFVDFQARMIQNTIDESREHRKSFRDAPVVCNCPCRRANNNETAE; encoded by the exons ATGACTGCCTTGACTTGCAACGAAGCTTCCTCTGCAGCACCCGACGAAAGTATAATTCCTCCAAACAATGTCTCGAGTGCCCCAGGGCAGCTTGAGTGTAATAGTACAAACTGGGGCATTCAATTCCCCACCCAGGAGAGAACTCCAACCGCAACCAGCCTGAGTCGCAGTGAGACCGTGCCCCCCGAGCCATCCCCCATCCTCTCTCACTATGAAGGATACACTCTGTTCAAGGCCGATCCCGCCCCCGGGCAGAAGGCTTCCTGGAGCCTAGTGGAGCGAACCGAAATGCACCTCAACCAAAGGGAGCTCTTCAAAATGGTCCAAAAGGGCGCGAATAAGGTCTCTGCAGCACAACAGTATCAGAACCTGTCCAGCCTGAGGCGAGCTCATGTGAATCAGCTGATCTttgagaaaagaaaaagcgaTCCACAGGTTGAATGGAGCTGCGTCTATGCCAAAGAGCGTAGTAGACCCTCGAAGGCTCGCAATGCTACCCGGAGCAGCGACTATGAAACTGTGTCTATGGACATTATCCTCATGAAGAGACCTGCAAGGACCCAGTCGTACCCAAGGACTGCCATGGGAGACTTGGTGGACCTTGCTGCTCCCCTGGACTCCTACATAAGTACAGAAAAAGGCCATGTGGTGCAAGGACCGCAGTCTCGACCAACACAGGTGACTACACCTTTTACGCTACTGGATCTTGAGCAAGGCCCAGGTACAACATCTTCGAGTGGCAGCGACAAACCTGGACCTCATCATTTCGCAAAAGAGCATG GACATGCATCCGTGAGAGGCGCAGGCCACATAATCCAAGATGTGCCAACCGGGTCATCCGAGTCTAGcagcggcgaagacgacgatgacgacgagtCCATGTTCTTTGAACGGGCGGGTGATAGTTCCGCGACAGAAGATTCAGAAGAATTTGATGGGGGACGCCCAGAACCCCGACGGGACAACATTTACAACCGACAGAGATCGTGCAGCCCTAATCGGTGCGAATCAGGGTACGGGCCTTTGTACCGCAGATTGCCAAGACACCGGGGCCGACCACGCAGCCGCGTAGATATGGCTTCCACCAAGAGAGTAAGCCCTCTCCGACAAGCGGGACGAGAGGATAACCCATATCGTGAAAAGAGGATCCGGTTGACACGAGGAGTTGAGGATGACATGCGCAGCCGGATGCTAGACCACCGGGAGGCTCGAATTGAGAACTGGGAGAAGTTTGTGGATTTCCAGGCCAGAATGATCCAGAACACGATTGACGAGTCGCGGGAGCATCGCAAGTCCTTTCGCGATGCTCCGGTGGTCTGCAACTGTCCCTGCCGGCGCGCGAACAATAATGAGACTGCTGAGTGA